A portion of the Naumovozyma castellii chromosome 2, complete genome genome contains these proteins:
- the NCAS0B04360 gene encoding uncharacterized protein, with the protein MSQFPFSFGNQEMFSPLDEYLIDTVSEKLDQLDEDLIYLRDCQKKSNTHPFQEQDDDMYQRCARVLDDYNKERSDLPYGYEDSSMDDHGYRLPCNYEDKFNLSYDNEDNSNGSFECNLSCGNEPTSSPKERYIDPRLLTLPIVDRLNLEEGADVKYPMNEPLVESEFSLIGEANFTEAIATTGTIENTGITEAIGSTEPTQAAQPTEALKINPGFPCPHCQKTYLTEAQQKKHLKDVHVERKHMCLFCSRWFKRKDHMIKHQEGGSPCKGANQKS; encoded by the coding sequence ATGTCTCAATTCCCATTCTCTTTCGGTAACCAAGAAATGTTCTCTCCACTAGATGAGTATTTAATAGACACGGTCAGTGAAAAGCTGGATCAATTGgatgaagatttaataTACCTTCGTGATTgccaaaaaaaaagtaaCACGCATCCCTTTCAAGAACAGGATGATGACATGTATCAACGTTGTGCAAGAGTACTCGACGATTATAACAAAGAGCGAAGCGATTTACCATATGGCTACGAAGATAGTTCAATGGACGACCATGGATATAGGTTACCATGCAACTACGaagataaatttaatttatcttACGACAACGAAGATAATTCAAATGGTAGCTTTGAATGTAATCTATCTTGCGGCAACGAACCAACAAGTTCCCCTAAGGAAAGATACATTGATCCCCGTCTGCTGACTCTACCAATAGTAGACAGattaaatttggaagaaggTGCAGACGTCAAGTATCCAATGAATGAACCTCTTGTGGAAAGTGAATTTTCCTTAATTGGAGAAGCCAATTTTACTGAAGCCATTGCAACCACAGGGACCATTGAAAATACTGGGATTACTGAAGCAATTGGATCAACTGAGCCAACTCAAGCAGCTCAACCAACTGAAGCACTCAAGATAAATCCTGGATTTCCCTGCCCTCATTGCCAGAAAACATACCTAACGGAAGCCCAACAGAAAAAGCATCTGAAGGATGTTCATGTAGAGAGGAAGCACATGTGTCTTTTCTGTTCACGGTGGTTTAAGAGGAAGGATCATATGATCAAGCATCAGGAAGGAGGTTCACCTTGTAAAGGTGCTAACCAGAAATCCTAG
- the NCAS0B04370 gene encoding Mg-dependent acid phosphatase (ancestral locus Anc_8.160a) — protein MSNYPEVAAFDLDYTVWPCYCDTHLTPPFKPVRSSNKEVHTLVDCRGFQLSFYKDIPAIIIDLKKNGTKIIAASRTWAPEIAKDLLCQFKIEYNGKIIPMIDLFDDLQWGERSKIGHLRDGLTNIYGHDDLKKHQICLFDDESRNKDVEKYGVKFVYVSDQKKGPSWELYQRLLNGKL, from the coding sequence ATGAGTAATTATCCAGAGGTTGCAGCATTCGATTTAGATTATACCGTTTGGCCATGCTACTGTGATACACATTTAACACCGCCATTCAAGCCTGTAAGAAGCAGTAACAAAGAGGTACATACATTAGTGGATTGTCGTGGCTTTCAGTTATCATTTTATAAAGATATTCCTgccattattattgatctaaaaaaaaatggaacCAAAATTATTGCTGCCTCCAGGACTTGGGCACCAGAGATTGCGAAAGACCTACTTTGCCAATTCAAAATCGAATATAATGGAAAGATCATTCCTATGATCGACCTATTTGATGATCTGCAATGGGGTGAAAGAAGTAAAATTGGCCATTTGAGAGATGGAttaacaaatatatatgGACATGATGATCTAAAGAAACACCAGATATGTCTATTTGATGACGAAAGTAGAAATAAAGACGTCGAGAAATATGGTGTTAAATTTGTGTACGTCAGTGACCAAAAGAAAGGACCTTCTTGGGAATTATACCAGAGACTATTGAATGGGAAGCTGTGA
- the NCAS0B04380 gene encoding uncharacterized protein (ancestral locus Anc_8.171): MSEVSAQEYVSKQNSLEEEARMRMPWNPDKCSYELGALRQQVFACRTHGNIGICYSCSIICHTKCDLVELFTKRSFTCDCGTERDKSHKDSEYKCELRKNKEDDIPSFTNKYGQNFKGKFCSCATEYDPEGSSIMLQCVLGLECDEDWYHDYCIMGLSKPEAQKLISTNETLEETIIPGFPALDSFDAYICWKCVSKYDYYIKQLISHPHSDSVIASMLSHTYEDLQTSKNGNKKRPLEDPLQAEPYSIFLKENYSESLKTLKQSLKKDDKLNIFLEKLAPFLINDEPVYEPPEENNDEVDIFKLTSQLLQDSSKRASLIEGFSAFHSMKSKLNEYLKTFADSGKVVEEDDIKEFFQHMNDP; encoded by the coding sequence ATGTCAGAAGTTAGCGCCCAAGAATATGTTTCAAAGCAGAATTCTCTTGAGGAAGAAGCTAGGATGAGGATGCCATGGAATCCAGACAAATGCAGCTACGAGCTTGGTGCTTTAAGACAACAAGTCTTTGCTTGTAGAACACACGGCAACATCGGCATCTGCTATTCATGCTCTATAATATGCCACACCAAATGTGATCTTGTAGAACTGTTTACAAAAAGAAGTTTTACTTGTGATTGCGGAACTGAAAGAGATAAAAGTCACAAAGATAGTGAATATAAATGTGAATTACgtaaaaataaagaagatgatataCCTTCATTTACAAACAAGTATGGACAGAACTTCAAAGGCAAATTCTGCAGTTGCGCCACAGAATATGATCCCGAAGGTTCGTCTATTATGCTTCAATGTGTTCTTGGCTTAGAGTGTGATGAAGATTGGTACCACGATTACTGTATTATGGGACTATCGAAGCCAGAAGCCCAGAAACTCATCTCAACAAATGAGACCTTAGAAGAAACTATAATACCTGGTTTTCCAGCGCTTGACAGTTTTGATGCCTACATCTGCTGGAAATGTGTTTCAAAATATGACTATTACATCAAACAATTGATATCGCACCCTCACTCAGATTCTGTCATAGCGTCCATGCTTTCTCATACCTATGAAGACTTACAAACAtcaaaaaatggaaataagAAGAGACCTTTAGAGGATCCTTTACAGGCTGAACCGTAttcaatattcttaaaagaaaattattcagAGTCTCTAAAAACCTTAAAacaatctttgaaaaaggATGACAAATTAAACATATTCTTAGAAAAGTTGGCACCGTTTCTTATTAACGATGAACCTGTTTATGAACCTCCtgaagaaaacaatgaCGAGGTAGACATCTTCAAACTGACATCTCAATTATTACAAGATTCATCAAAGAGGGCAAGTTTGATTGAGGGGTTTTCAGCgtttcattcaatgaaatcaaaattaaaCGAATATCTAAAAACGTTTGCAGATTCTGGTAAAGTCGTTGAAGAAGACGACATTAAAGAGTTCTTTCAGCATATGAACGATccataa
- the RRN10 gene encoding Rrn10p (ancestral locus Anc_8.172), giving the protein MDRNVYEACSDLITEFNTHVISADEVLAEKVDHLVPIPFKTREDLQQAETDGLFSTDLLPNIDLRVLHYFATQLCLQRYPQLINTLEETSLITLGLLVEKWVQDYLTAHQDNEDDGDDDSIGEGPSQAISIVTDYYTNPANI; this is encoded by the coding sequence ATGGATCGTAACGTCTATGAAGCATGCAGTGATCTCATTACTGAATTCAACACACATGTCATCAGTGCTGATGAAGTTCTTGCTGAAAAAGTAGATCATCTCGTCCCGATTCCCTTCAAGACAAGAGAAGACTTACAACAAGCAGAGACAGATGGATTGTTCTCCACCGACTTACTGCCGAATATAGACCTAAGGGTCCTACATTATTTCGCCACTCAATTGTGCTTGCAACGATATCCACAATTGATTAATACGCTGGAGGAGACTAGTTTGATAACTTTGGGTCTATTAGTTGAAAAATGGGTACAGGACTATCTAACTGCACATcaagataatgaagatgacgGAGATGATGATTCCATCGGTGAGGGACCATCACAGGCAATATCCATTGTCACTGACTATTATACTAATCCTGCCAATATTTGA
- the NCAS0B04410 gene encoding uncharacterized protein (ancestral locus Anc_8.173): MSNEPTRNVDDDIRRISEAMDVLAKLIIQKQKDGTQLKVEYEHKLKELNSLINLILSISNNRKPGSDGVRVDEEALDRILRTGVEIIEGKGKQRYALIPVMNDCTKDKITDKDPDIPVTSKNTKKKKKNKIACSYCHEIGHTRAKCEKRLLNPMN, translated from the coding sequence ATGAGTAATGAACCAACGAGGAATGTGGACGATGATATTAGAAGAATATCTGAAGCAATGGATGTACTAGCAAAATTAATCATTCAGAAGCAAAAGGATGGAACACAATTGAAAGTAGAATACGAACATAAGCTTAAAGAACTAAACagtttaattaatttaatacTGAGCATATCAAATAATAGGAAGCCTGGTTCCGATGGAGTCAGGGTTGACGAGGAAGCTTTAGACAGAATTCTGCGAACAGGTGTAGAGATCATTGAAGGGAAGGGTAAACAAAGATACGCATTGATTCCCGTGATGAATGACTGTACAAAAGATAAAATAACTGATAAGGACCCAGATATTCCAGTCACTAGTAAGAATactaagaaaaagaaaaaaaataagattGCTTGTTCTTATTGTCATGAAATTGGACATACAAGAGCAAAATGTGAGAAAAGATTACTAAATCCTATGAACTaa
- the LSM2 gene encoding Sm-like protein LSM2 (ancestral locus Anc_8.174): protein MLFFSFFKTLVDQEVVVQLKNDIELKGTLQSVDQFLNLKLDNISCTDETKYPHLGSVRNIFIRGSTVRYVYLNKNIVDTNLLQDATRREAMSEKK from the exons ATGctattcttttcctttttcaaGACTTTGGTGGACCAAGAAGTTGTTGTACAA TTAAAAAATGATATAGAATTAAAAGGGACACTACAATCTGTGGAccaatttttaaatttgaaacttgATAACATCTCATGCACGGATGAAACCAAATATCCACATTTAGGTTCAGTAAGGAATATATTCATCAGAGGGTCCACTGTGAGGTATGTGTATTTAAATAAGAACATCGTGGATACCAACTTATTACAAGATGCAACCAGAAGAGAAGCTATGagtgaaaagaaataa